The genomic DNA GCCGCCGCGCGAGAGCCCGGTCGTGCCGTCGCGGAAGGTGTTCGTGAGGATCATGCCGGCGTTGACGCACACGCCCGGCTCGCCGCGCACGCACCAGTAGCACTGTCCGCAGGGCGCGACCGGCGTCAGCACGACCGGATCACCGGGCGCGAGCCCGTCGACGTCGGCGCCGACCGCGTCGACGACGCCCGCGGCCTCGTGCCCCAGCACGATCGGCGTCGGCGACGGGAAGACGCCGTCGACG from Candidatus Eisenbacteria bacterium includes the following:
- a CDS encoding alcohol dehydrogenase catalytic domain-containing protein, giving the protein MRAAVLEEAGKPLVVRSDVTIADPRPGHVRVRVKHCGVCHSDLSIVDGVFPSPTPIVLGHEAAGVVDAVGADVDGLAPGDPVVLTPVAPCGQCYWCVRGEPGVCVNAGMILTNTFRDGTTGLSRGG